TTTATTATCGTGCAGTCATCAAAGTTCAACTATCTCTACCATAACTGACagctttatattttatttaatcattctCTGCTTGTTCCAGAAGTTCACTGACATTACATAACCCTGATATTATCTCaagttttacacacacacacacaccataataTTTTCAATGAGTGGacctttaaatcaaattaatcatCATTTAGTATCATTTCTCTGTAATTCCCTGACTTGCTTTGCTTATTAAGCTTgttgaaataaagttttaacaGTCTGTGCCAACTTTGCTGTGAGGTGCACGCATATGGGaaagcaaaaatgttgaacttcctcatcaaaataaaactcttaaaTCCTCCACAACGTGTCTAAAATAAcccagtgacagcagcagtagcagttCGTGCTCCACCTGTTCAACTTGTGCAGGGTTATTAGCATTAACACTCACCTAATTAGACCCTGGTGAGAACAAACCACCAGCAGCTTGCTAACATGCTAGTTAGCCCTACCTACACTGGTGTTAGCATCGAGGCTAAATGCTTTGAGAATCAGTCCGCGTTAGCTTAGCTAGCTTAACGTCAGTTTGCGAGCGGGCTAGCCGAGCAGAAAGCGAAGTACCGCAAAGCTTTCAGCTCCAAAACACTTTGACTTCACTacagagcagcagtcagagtACTTTGggccctctctgcctccataTATCCACAAGTCAGCTGTCCGTTTTCTCGCCTCAGTGTACGGAGcgtttgcagcagcagcagcagcagcagcgacaaGCTAAAGGCTGAACACCGGTTCCGAGTCCAAACAGAGCGACACGACGGGATAAATATCTCATCCCGAACACTCACGTGTCTACAGAACCGAATTCACATGACGCGGAAAACGAGTAAATGAATCCTCACCGCATCAATTTCCCTTCTCTTCGTTTAGATATCCAAGATGGCTGTGTGTATCCTGAATCGAAAGAGGGGATAGCCTTTACCCTCTGACCTCGCGACCTGCTGGTCACTTCCGTACACAACACTGAACATGTCAGAGTTCCATcagcaccacagaagaagaaggagaagaagaagaagagcagcagagacacagcaacaaaatgtctttgttatgattaataatgttattattttattgatatcaTATGGTGTCTCACATTACCTCAGAGGAAATGTGCATAACtcatttcattaatatttattcACATAATTATTACACTCACATAATGAAGGATGATTAAGGATGCATCTTTAAAATCATCAGAAATTGAAAAATTTAAATTctaaattgtgattttttttttctctttatttggTGTATTTAAAGTTctggaataaacaaaaaaagaagaagaagaagaaattccaACACTAAAGTTGAAATTAATATAAAAGGTAACTGAGCAGAACTCCAGGGGCTCCTATAGATCCCAGTTATCTGTAAATCAACTTGTTTGTAGCccatgcatttaaaaaaaatatataattaaagtCTTAGACATGCACACCTTGGTAGTTaggaaaaatatcttttttttcttttttgtgggCAAATAAATTAGTAAAAGGGGagaaacatgtaaacatttaaagcGAGTACGAGGAACTTTCAGTTTTGTTGATTATAGCGCCTCCTCTTGACAAAAGTGGTACAACACCAGCACCTGCTGTTGTGCCAGCATGTGAATTTGTGTCGAAAGCAAGTGACAGATCGCAGGATGTATCGTCAGGCcatgtatttaaatgtgtttttatttgtgataaGAATGTGTGTCAACTAATGTCAACTAATATAATGAGGGCCTTAAAGGacgagttcacccaaaaatgaaaattcagtctaTATCTATCTACCCTcttgctgatggaaagtcaggggagGTTtctcagtccacaaaacatttcttgagcttttGAAGCAAAGCATTCACCTGAACAACAGACATTATCgtgacttgttttaaagaggtcatatgaTGCATTTTGTGCATGTTAAAGTTCTGCAAATTCAAAAAGCCCACGCCAGGTGCACCCTGGGAAGTTAATTTGGACTTCCTTGCAGGATCCTCAGATTATCAGTAACTTTAATACTACATGTCCTGATTTACAACAATTTGACTGAAGTGGCAGCTACATTCATGGCTGATACCAGACAGGCCTGTCAATGTCTCCCTGCAACCTGGCAACCATATCTGGATCATCTATAGCTCTTAATTCATTAGTGTATGTGGGCCGAGTGTAAGTAGCTGCGTGGCCCGTCACTCAGCCAGACCGACTCTGCTGTGTAGgaacctgctgcagcagacaaAGCAAAGATATTACAGCTGAGGTTGAAGGCTCATTCTAATCTTtggaaacagcagcaacagttcaGGGTCACAAAGTCCAATTTACAATCATCTCATGGCCTttctcagcagatggagttgcTAACTTGTTATATAGATGGTTAAGTCAGCCGTCTCCATCATGAAGAAGACCATGAGACAAGGTTGAAAGCTCTGGACTCTTGGCACCTTTGTTCCTGGCACAGATTCTGAATTATCACAGCGGGAAAACAGGTGTAACTTAAGACACCTTTACATTAAATGCTCCAGTACTGACCCAGTCTTATTAAAAGCTCTGCCATTAACGGGATCTATGTTCTGTATGTTCGTTCGTCGTGGGTCGTATCGTTGCCTGTTTGAGGCCCCCAGGCTGCGAGTGGATAAGGAGAAGGACGAGTGCTAAAAACAGCCTGTCAGtgagtgaaaacagacaagCGGCAAACCTGCTgataagaaaaatgaaattccTTCTCAGCTTTATCTCGCTGGAAAATAGTTCTAATGAAGGTATGCGAGATAGCGTGAGGAAATCACACCTCAGGCAGGTAGAGTGACACGCCACACGTTACAGCTCAGCACCTTCATTTGGAGGATTTTCAGAGTGGCCGTGGTAACTGAAGTCTTCTGGACTTCATAGAGACCAGAGCGGTGATGTCCACGCTTCAGGAAACCTCtctgttctttcatttctcttctcattgcagaaacaaaacagcctcCAATCAACATCAGAGCACAACACATACAAACTCCCTCTTTGGTCTCCCTGTGAACACTGACAAATTCTTGAAAttatttcacagcagcagcccgCTCATTCTGGCCCGGTGGCACAGACCCAGAACTGCGTTCGGCCCGATTAAAACAGAATGTAAATGACCTTCGCTGCTCTTTCATCACAGAGCGCTTCTTCTGCTTACCCGTGGCACCCTGccccttcctgtctctctcgctctctctctctctctcctaccTCTGTCATCTtggagaaagaaaggggggaaagTCATTAGGCACAAATGGGGAGGAGAGAGCAGCTCGTGGTTGCTATCGCCATGAAAGTCAGGGCAAAGCTCGGAGCCACTGAGAGACAGTGCGAGGACGGCACTGGGGAATATCTGCCCAGAGAATATAATGCGTTTTCAGCTCATTAAGTTGGATAAACACATCGCTTACTGTAGGAGATGCTGAGactcatcagcagcaggaaaacatgGGAAAGTAGGTGCTTTTCGATTCTGATTGGGATCATCGCGATGCATAttgtgttctctgttttctcGTTGGCCACTTGTGATGCTTAGTCTTGAAAAAGAgcatcagaaacatgtttttgcctCATATAGCTTCTTAGGCTGAAGCGGTATCACAAAGAGGATTCCAGGCAGTGTTAcgaacttgttttgttttctcatattgTCAAGATCAATGACTCCAGAGGGAATGCGGTGAAGGAGCATCAATGGGTTGCCATCAAACTGACTTGGAGACGTCAACAGCCTACTTCAGTGCAACCTCAGTCTGGCACTGAATTGATGTGGAGGACCAGCGGTGTGTCAGAGACCTTCAGCGAGATGGGGAACGCCATGCGAGGCGTCGTTGCCTTCATTCCCTCTGAGCGCTGCCAACGCTTCTTAGTGGGCGACCTGAAGGAGATGCCACTCGATCGGACCCTCGACCTGAGCAGCCGGCAGTTGCGTCGGCTGCCTATCGCTGCCTGTGTGTTCGATGAGCTGGTGAAGCTCTACCTGAGTGATAACAACCTCAGCAGTTTACCCGCTGAGCTGCAGGGcctgaagaagctgcagctccTGGCCCTGGATTTTAACTGCTTTGAAAAgctccctgcagctgtttgCAGACTCCCCCAGCTGAGCATCCTTTACCTGGGTAACAACAGGCTTTACAGCCTCCCCAGAGAGCTGAGTGATCTCAAGGAACTTACCACTCTGTGGCTGGAGACTAATTGCTTCACTGTTTTCCCTGCGGTGGTTTGCGAGCTCCCTAATCTCAAGACCCTGCACCTCGGTTATAACCAGATACAGAGTTTGCCTACAGAGCTGAGCaggctggaggagctgagaactgtcTGGCTTGCAGGGAACCAGCTGGCAGAGTTCCCGCCAGTGTTGCTGGAAATGCACTTTCTGGCCGTCATTGATGTGGATCGGAACAAAATACGCCGCTTCCCGTGCCTGTCTCACCTGCAGGGCTTGAAACTTGTCATCTACGACCACAACCCCTGCGTGAATGCCCCGAAGGTGGCAGATGGGGTTCGAAGAGTCGGGCGCTGGGCTGACAGCGAAGACGACGAAAAGGAGGACGAAGGGTCAAAAGCAGCGAGTGAGACTACAGCGGAGGTTGCGGAAGTGCACACCGAGGAGGAGCACAACATTTAGGGTCAAGGAACAAAGTGACCTCCAGCTGTGGTGTGAGGCCAGGCGGGACAGGATGACGTTCAAGTGGAACACTTAAAGTTGGAGTGGTGTGTTGTACATCAGGCTGACGGCTGGACCTTATATGGTTACGAAAAATCATATGAGCCTAAAGATCAGACGAAATTAAATCCAAGAGGGTGGTCTGCgtgaaaaaagggaaatgtgaatcctgaaaacaaaagtgttgtgtttggttactgaacactgaattaaatgttgctgtttgtaaAACTCTGTATATGTCTTCAAATGAGGAGTGACATTGTAAACTTCTATTCATTTTCAtcaacagcagtttttttttgttatttataaaGTTCTTGACTGTTTTATTctatgaaatataatatatattacatattaattGATGATTTTGTAAAGCTTTACACACTGTAGGGAAACAGTCTTGGTAAGCATGCATTCTTGCTTGATTAGTGGTGTGTTTACACAACAATCCATCCATTAGTTTctattaaaacaacattatttaaaattTTTACCTTGAagtaacagcttcaaaatcatgttgatggttcagtgtcttgtaattgggcgaatggtgtctctgtctcacccaTCAGGGTCAGATTACAGCGTTACACACATGTTCActtcaacacatcacattgttatgatgtcatgagttgtgtttgtagttagcacaCACGTTACCGACCTGGGATTTGTAAttacgacagtggtgttgcactcagaaaccGCGGGGTGTGTGTGAAATCATACAAAACggcaatttctacataatgtttctTTGCTGAGGCTTTATTGTGGCTCATGTAGGAACTTGTTCTGAGCCGTGATGTCAgcagatgcaaaacaaaaataacgTTAAATCAGAAAAAAGGGGAATTGATGCCAGCACATCAGCGCAGAGAATCTTACCGCTGCGAtcgagaaaaagaaaaagaaaaaggactcATTACAGGAAGTCTGAGATAGAATCGGTACCTTCTGAGGCTAAATTCAGTGAGGTTTTTAATACCAGTGATGGATGGTTTAAGTCAATTAGTGCACTCCTTATCCAGAGCAATGCATAATTCATCTGATAGATTGGGGATGTGGCTTTGAATAAAGACCGCTAATGGGCCTTAATATCATCACCATGAGGTTCTAATCGCCCACAGATCCtaagtgcagctttttttccaaACACTCAGTAGAGTatgacagaaatgttgtgtaaaCAAGACTAAATGACATCCACAACGTAACATTTCGTGCagttttgaatttctttttagGAAATGCAGGAAAAACTGATTAAGGACATGATGCTCAACAGACGAGTTCCTGGAAATCTGATGGTTTCAAACCGCACAAACACACGAAGTGACTCTGCTGCAACAACTGCTCTATTGTGAGATTCTGTGAGCACataaagatatttttctttctgtctttcaaaTCATACGCAGTGTACTTTATGTCAAACATTAACTGCATGATTTCTTCACACTGCACGCTTGAATCCAATAACAGTGAGGAAGGTGTGAGGAAGTTTAGTGATTTTAAATTAGTTTGAATTTTGTTTGAtgtgtcacaaacacaacatgtgctTTAATTATCATGATATACAAAGAGATTTCAGGTTGAATACAGGCTTTCCATgtaactgtgatgatgtcagcgcCTGTCATCACTGAtcatttcaaacttttatttctgctgtgaGCTTTGTTACTGTTTGCAAACATGTAACATGGAGTGTGTGTATTGATTGCACAGAAGTACGAGTGTGTATTTTTCATGTCGCTCTACATTTCTTCACTCGACACGCAGAAAACTATACTGACCAAGTTCTTATTAACATGCATTTAATGTCCCCCATGACTGACTCTTGGTTTTAATCCGTTTTTAAAAAGGTGGTATAAAAAGGTGCGTACTATGAATGTAACTTAATCTGAAGTGTATGCATGTCGTGTTTggaaacataaatgtttaatatcttCTATTTCCAGCCACAAATATTTTTAGGTAATAGATCAGGTTTGTATTAGTCACTGAGCACTTACTCTCATGTCATACAACAATACTGGATAGAGCATTTGTATGAGGTGTTTGTTTTaactgataaaacattttttcattgttgtcaTCATATGCTTTTTCTGACATGGAAAATCCTCCCAATGCTCAGATTTGAGTCTCCAAATCTCACGTATCATTCACAAATAAGAGGacactttgtacatttttttgctACTTTTACCTCAAGTGCCAAAATTAGCAGACTTGTGTTCACACAAACATTCTGAGCAGTTTCcttatttatcatcatttgACAGAGATGTCCTCCAGTTTGGTAGGAAAGacaataaagaagaagaagaagtgaacaCGGtgagtttatttaatttgttaaatgCATAAATAACATGTACTCGTATAACTTCAGAGGCATTTACATGGACATGACAAAGTCCATTATGAGTTATTATCTTTGGTACAAAATCCTACaatcacatttcttttcactTGCTTAAACCCGAACCTCCCCTCAAGTGTAGCTTAAATAAACGGAAGCCTCCATCAACATCCTGCGTCACCTTCACTTTATTAGAACGACCAGCATCGATTTCAAAACAGTAACTTCGTTCATCCTATTTATACTGTATCCTGCTTTGTgttaaatataaacatgtttagTTAACAGACATATTAATAAACTGTTCTTAGAGAGACTCATCTAAAACATCCTGGTGCTTTACTGTAAGGAGAGCACAATAAATACCATTTTAAGAACATTAAAGTGAAAAGTACAAACTGCACTGTAACAGACAGTGAACACTTAAGTTCTGATGCAGTGAAAACCAACTCTGTGAAAACACGGCAGTTAAATCGTTCCGTTAAACTTGAGACAGAACGTCTCTAtctcaaaaagatgaaaaagccACAAGTGTCTTCTGTCCCTTCAGCCTGGACCGATTACACATTCTTTTCAAGCaagttatttaaaacaaagactCTATTTTAGAAACACTTTCCAAATCAAATTGCTCCAAGAAAGCCTCTCAAATAAAAGTATCACGAGGATGGTTTATGTGTAGCCTCTAAAAGGTCGGGAAGCACTTTTTCTTGGAAATGCCAACTTTAACCAgaataaaatattgtttcaaGTGCAGTGCAGCCACATTCAAAGACAGAATCATCTCTGGGAGGAGTGTCCTCTCAACTGTAGCCTGGTCATTATGTAACAAAAAGCCACCTTACACAACGTCAGGGCTGTTAAACATGGGCAGGGTTATCTTTATGAAGGTGTGCTCAATTACTGAAGGTGACGCAAAATTCCTGTTGGCTATACTGTCGAACAAGCCGGAGTTGGAATGTAGTACCTcctgacatcacacacattcagataaCAGAAACATAAGACTCAACAAGTGCTGTTCTCTTTAGGGCAGGTGtccaacagagcagaaaaatgaGCAGACAGAAACGAGGTAAAGTGTTTTCCGAACACAACACAATAAGCTGCAGTTAGTTAGCTAAGACAACACAAGTATTAGGCTCTCATGCATCTATATTTAGGCCAACTCAAACAGAGGGTTTTGCTTGAGTCAGTCAATATCTGCCAAATCACATTCAATCGCGACTGCGTCATGTGAGCATATACGATAGGTACTTTAACAACGTGCGGTGGCCCGGTTCACAGGCTCATCCAGGGTCCAGGTCTCTGCCGGAGTGCCGTCTCACCCTGCTGAGGCAGCTGTCCTCCATCCAACATGTCAGAGCTCTCCGTCTCCTCGGGCCCAATGGAGTCATGAGACTCTTCCTCCTTGGTATCTGGCACATCGGCCCCTGAGGCATCTGGGACTATCGAGGGCTTCTTTGACGAAGGCTCCACCACCGTGCCATTTCCTGAGAAATCAGATGCCTCAGTCGTGGATCCAATCACTGTAGGGGCATTTAATTCCTTCTGTGAGTTTTCCTTCTCCATGCGTTTGcgagcctcctctctcctctgctggaTGCGGGTGTTGTCCCCAATCATAACCCTGACTCTTACTTGATCCGGGGGCCAGATCCCACCCCATATGAACTGCAGGTAGCTGAACAGCACGATGACGCTGAGGAAGGCAAAGTTGGTGGCCACGCCGATCACCGCAGAGGTCAGGGGGAAGTTGTACAGAACATATCTTATACCGGTGAAGTATGCGTGGATACGGAGCTGAGCTGAGTAGATCTGCACTCGCTTGGAGTGGATCTGAATGACTGCACCAACTGTGGGCTGATAAGCATTCGTCTTGTAGTCCGAGTAGAGCTCCACCTCGATGAGCTGCTTCTGCTCAGAGATCCCGgtgagaaggaaaggagagaacaGGAAAGTACTGAGGGTCTGCAGAAGGCTGGATCGGTAGTGGAGCATTGTAGATCGTCCCACTGATGAGACGGTCTTCCCACCTTTGGTGTAACAGGACATCCTGACCATGAACATACCCAGCTGTTCATTCACCGGTGACTCGGGCATCTCCAGCTCCAGAGACACACGATAAGGCTGCCCGTAAGCCATCACCTGGTCCCTCTCGTTCTTCATGAAGGAGATGTTGGCCGTGGGGAATGAACACAGTCCTGACTCTGAGGTATCACAGTCAGAGGCGTAGTAGAAGTGCACCGGGGTGGAGAAGCTCACAGTGGGCATGTAGGAGTAGTAGAAGCTGCCATAGAGGAAGATGGACACCCAGAGGAGCAGAACCAGAGAGCACAACAGGATGGCAGCCTGAAATAAAGTGCGCCGGGCTTTGAGGAGGGTCACAGCTGCCACATCCTGCACCCAGTGTAGAACCGGTCCCACCGTGCGC
This sequence is a window from Acanthopagrus latus isolate v.2019 chromosome 8, fAcaLat1.1, whole genome shotgun sequence. Protein-coding genes within it:
- the lrrc10 gene encoding leucine-rich repeat-containing protein 10; this translates as MWRTSGVSETFSEMGNAMRGVVAFIPSERCQRFLVGDLKEMPLDRTLDLSSRQLRRLPIAACVFDELVKLYLSDNNLSSLPAELQGLKKLQLLALDFNCFEKLPAAVCRLPQLSILYLGNNRLYSLPRELSDLKELTTLWLETNCFTVFPAVVCELPNLKTLHLGYNQIQSLPTELSRLEELRTVWLAGNQLAEFPPVLLEMHFLAVIDVDRNKIRRFPCLSHLQGLKLVIYDHNPCVNAPKVADGVRRVGRWADSEDDEKEDEGSKAASETTAEVAEVHTEEEHNI
- the LOC119024088 gene encoding seipin-like, yielding MYEHKEDPPQGQQSTGLGGGRSAQTRTRTTSAGSGSDTMGRTVGPVLHWVQDVAAVTLLKARRTLFQAAILLCSLVLLLWVSIFLYGSFYYSYMPTVSFSTPVHFYYASDCDTSESGLCSFPTANISFMKNERDQVMAYGQPYRVSLELEMPESPVNEQLGMFMVRMSCYTKGGKTVSSVGRSTMLHYRSSLLQTLSTFLFSPFLLTGISEQKQLIEVELYSDYKTNAYQPTVGAVIQIHSKRVQIYSAQLRIHAYFTGIRYVLYNFPLTSAVIGVATNFAFLSVIVLFSYLQFIWGGIWPPDQVRVRVMIGDNTRIQQRREEARKRMEKENSQKELNAPTVIGSTTEASDFSGNGTVVEPSSKKPSIVPDASGADVPDTKEEESHDSIGPEETESSDMLDGGQLPQQGETALRQRPGPWMSL